A stretch of Metabacillus sp. FJAT-52054 DNA encodes these proteins:
- a CDS encoding DUF4282 domain-containing protein, which translates to MKEFLSFNKMITPAIITIIFYIGSGISVLTGLVMMFNSGESMTPGLQILMGLFTMLLGPFAIRIYCELLIVMFKMNESLGKIASDRNEEEEKIG; encoded by the coding sequence GTGAAAGAGTTTCTTAGTTTTAATAAAATGATTACACCAGCCATAATAACCATTATTTTTTATATTGGGAGCGGAATCAGTGTACTGACCGGTTTGGTGATGATGTTCAATTCGGGTGAATCAATGACCCCCGGCCTGCAGATCCTGATGGGTTTGTTTACAATGCTTCTGGGCCCGTTTGCCATTCGGATTTATTGCGAATTGCTGATTGTGATGTTCAAAATGAACGAATCTCTTGGAAAAATAGCTTCAGACAGGAACGAGGAAGAAGAGAAGATTGGGTGA
- the thiM gene encoding hydroxyethylthiazole kinase yields MNAQKAGALLSKVREVNPLVHNITNIVVANFTANGLLALGASPVMADAKQEAAEMAAMAGVLVLNIGTLTERTVESMILAGKSANKHGVPVVLDPVAAGATELRTRSAKQILEEVKVAVVRGNAAEIANAAGQKWAIKGVDSGEAEGDLEELAIHAAKKLNTVVAVTGETDYISDGKQVLKVSNGHSILTKVTGTGCLVTSVVGAFLAVEKNPVSAAAAALAVYGTAAELAAEKTADQGPGSFQVEFLNQLFLVTEEQVTLRARIEKVGL; encoded by the coding sequence ATGAATGCACAAAAAGCAGGAGCATTGCTGAGTAAAGTAAGAGAGGTAAATCCCCTGGTACATAATATAACGAATATTGTAGTTGCTAATTTTACAGCCAATGGGCTATTGGCCCTTGGTGCTTCACCGGTTATGGCAGATGCCAAGCAAGAAGCAGCAGAAATGGCTGCTATGGCAGGAGTGCTCGTTTTAAACATTGGCACACTGACAGAGCGGACTGTGGAATCTATGATTCTTGCAGGCAAATCCGCTAATAAGCACGGTGTTCCTGTTGTACTGGATCCTGTTGCAGCGGGTGCAACGGAGCTCCGTACACGTTCTGCTAAGCAGATTCTTGAAGAGGTAAAGGTTGCTGTTGTTCGTGGGAATGCGGCGGAAATCGCTAATGCAGCCGGTCAGAAATGGGCAATCAAAGGAGTCGATTCCGGAGAAGCTGAAGGAGACTTAGAAGAGCTGGCAATTCATGCTGCAAAGAAACTGAACACGGTGGTGGCTGTGACGGGAGAGACAGACTATATCTCCGATGGAAAACAGGTATTGAAGGTGTCGAATGGCCACTCTATCCTGACGAAAGTTACAGGTACTGGATGTCTGGTCACATCAGTAGTTGGAGCCTTTCTGGCAGTTGAGAAAAATCCGGTATCAGCTGCAGCGGCTGCGCTTGCTGTTTATGGAACCGCGGCAGAACTGGCTGCTGAAAAAACTGCGGATCAAGGACCCGGGAGCTTTCAAGTCGAATTCTTGAACCAGCTATTTCTGGTGACTGAAGAACAAGTCACTCTTCGTGCAAGAATTGAAAAGGTGGGGTTATAG
- the thiD gene encoding bifunctional hydroxymethylpyrimidine kinase/phosphomethylpyrimidine kinase, whose protein sequence is MIKKALTIAGSDSGGGAGIQADLKTFQELGVFGMSAVTAVTAQNTLGVHGVFPLTANAVSAQASAIGEDLPPDAVKTGMLFNAEIILAAADSIKNFGWKNVVIDPVMIAKGGSTLLQSEAVKAMIDYLIPLAAVITPNIPEAEAITGITINNEENKREACRIIHNMGASSCLIKGGHEENTEESADLLYDGKEFTALISKRIETRHTHGTGCTFSAALTAELAKGSTIAKAAETAKQFIQAAIEETLVIGEGHGPTNHWAFQKRMRQI, encoded by the coding sequence ATGATCAAAAAGGCATTAACTATTGCCGGTTCAGACAGCGGCGGCGGAGCGGGTATTCAGGCTGACCTCAAAACATTTCAGGAGCTTGGCGTGTTCGGGATGAGTGCTGTTACAGCTGTAACAGCCCAGAATACCCTTGGTGTGCATGGAGTGTTTCCTTTAACTGCCAATGCTGTATCCGCGCAGGCTTCTGCAATAGGGGAGGACCTCCCTCCGGATGCCGTTAAAACAGGCATGCTCTTTAATGCAGAAATCATCTTGGCGGCAGCGGATTCAATAAAAAATTTTGGATGGAAAAATGTTGTGATTGACCCGGTTATGATTGCCAAAGGCGGAAGCACGCTTCTTCAAAGTGAGGCGGTTAAGGCCATGATTGATTACCTCATTCCGCTCGCTGCCGTTATTACTCCTAATATTCCAGAGGCGGAAGCAATTACCGGAATAACAATTAATAATGAGGAAAATAAACGAGAAGCTTGCAGGATTATTCATAATATGGGAGCTTCCTCGTGCCTGATTAAAGGCGGGCATGAAGAGAATACGGAGGAGTCAGCCGATCTTTTATACGATGGGAAAGAGTTTACAGCACTGATAAGCAAGCGAATTGAAACAAGGCATACTCACGGGACAGGCTGTACATTTTCAGCCGCCTTGACAGCTGAACTTGCTAAGGGCAGCACGATTGCTAAAGCTGCGGAAACAGCGAAGCAATTTATTCAGGCAGCCATTGAAGAAACGCTTGTAATTGGAGAAGGCCATGGTCCTACTAATCATTGGGCTTTCCAAAAGAGGATGAGACAGATATGA
- the thiE gene encoding thiamine phosphate synthase encodes MNRNRIKQHLALYFIAGTQDCPNDIEEVVTGSIEGGITLFQFREKGKGSLHPADEIEQLAVRLMQICRNSNIPFIVNDDVELALKIGADGIHVGQDDAKASEIITRLNGMILGVSVHSAEEAKRALADGADYIGVGPVFPTSSKEDAKEAKGTAVIEEIKQAGIDIPMVGIGGITAENAKNVVKAGADGVSAISSISRSENPAAAARALKKEITR; translated from the coding sequence ATGAACAGGAACCGGATAAAACAGCACTTGGCCCTTTATTTTATAGCAGGAACACAGGACTGTCCGAATGATATTGAAGAGGTAGTAACCGGGTCAATTGAAGGAGGAATTACGCTCTTCCAATTTCGCGAAAAAGGCAAGGGTTCCCTTCATCCAGCCGATGAAATTGAACAGCTTGCGGTCCGGCTGATGCAAATATGCAGAAACTCAAATATTCCCTTCATTGTAAATGATGATGTGGAGCTGGCATTAAAAATAGGGGCGGACGGAATTCATGTAGGACAGGATGACGCCAAAGCCAGTGAGATCATTACACGCTTAAATGGTATGATTCTCGGGGTATCCGTGCATAGCGCAGAAGAGGCAAAGCGTGCTTTAGCCGATGGGGCAGATTACATTGGGGTGGGTCCTGTCTTTCCGACTTCATCCAAAGAGGATGCGAAGGAAGCGAAAGGCACCGCTGTAATCGAGGAGATCAAGCAAGCAGGCATTGATATTCCAATGGTAGGGATTGGCGGAATAACGGCTGAGAATGCGAAGAACGTTGTAAAGGCGGGAGCAGATGGAGTATCGGCCATTTCAAGCATCAGCAGATCGGAAAATCCCGCCGCAGCTGCCAGAGCTCTGAAGAAAGAGATAACCCGGTAG
- a CDS encoding serine/threonine protein kinase has protein sequence MNIDAELTAKVSVKSVDPLEPVHVKNIPQGWKLLGRGNYAAVFVNEGLPGKIVKLYAENREGADKERQVYQILGDHPAYSVMFSYSDRYLILKKLEGITLYDALRKGVYIPEKVIKDVDDAIAYAREKGLNPTDIHGKNVMMKDGRGYIVDVSDFLEVFDCPRWKDFKKAYYRIYLPLSRFRKWKIPRWMLERIRKGYQKYLKINGYYKRKKKSKETKRLAKKS, from the coding sequence ATGAATATTGATGCTGAATTAACTGCGAAAGTTTCCGTAAAAAGTGTAGACCCTCTTGAACCGGTTCATGTAAAAAATATACCGCAAGGCTGGAAATTGCTTGGCCGCGGAAACTATGCGGCCGTTTTCGTAAACGAAGGACTCCCAGGAAAAATTGTTAAGCTTTATGCAGAAAACCGCGAAGGCGCCGATAAAGAAAGACAAGTATACCAAATACTTGGCGATCACCCAGCATACTCGGTCATGTTCAGCTATAGTGACCGTTATCTCATATTAAAAAAACTGGAGGGCATCACTCTTTACGATGCTCTTAGAAAAGGTGTTTACATCCCTGAAAAAGTCATAAAAGATGTAGACGACGCCATTGCATATGCCAGGGAAAAGGGATTAAACCCCACGGATATACACGGAAAAAATGTCATGATGAAGGATGGCCGCGGCTATATTGTGGACGTCTCTGATTTTTTAGAAGTGTTTGATTGTCCAAGGTGGAAGGATTTCAAAAAGGCCTACTACCGGATATACCTTCCCCTTTCAAGATTCAGAAAATGGAAGATTCCGCGCTGGATGCTCGAACGGATTCGCAAAGGCTATCAGAAATACCTGAAGATTAACGGATATTACAAAAGAAAGAAAAAGAGCAAAGAAACAAAACGCCTCGCTAAGAAAAGCTAG
- a CDS encoding YnfA family protein, protein MIKSIILFVLAGLAEIGGGYLIWLWIKNGLPIWYGIIGGAVLVVYGILPALQDFPDFGRVYAAYGGLFIVLALLWGWGVDGKAPDFYDTLGAVICLIGAGIILWAPR, encoded by the coding sequence ATGATCAAATCTATCATTTTATTTGTATTAGCGGGTTTAGCGGAAATTGGTGGAGGCTATTTAATTTGGCTATGGATAAAGAACGGTCTTCCAATATGGTACGGAATCATTGGCGGGGCAGTGCTGGTTGTGTATGGCATATTGCCGGCCCTGCAGGATTTTCCTGATTTCGGCAGAGTGTATGCAGCGTACGGAGGATTATTTATCGTTCTCGCTTTACTATGGGGTTGGGGAGTAGATGGAAAAGCACCTGATTTCTATGACACATTAGGAGCCGTTATCTGTCTGATCGGTGCAGGAATTATCCTATGGGCACCCCGCTGA
- a CDS encoding thermonuclease family protein translates to MKKQMIAIILLTHLSLAGCSAMTQPSDQPVQTHSSSNKETKQEKQGDEKSAVLEEEKGNTVPATVLSVTDGDTLKAELKNGATEKVRLILIDTPESRGKYEGNPQPFAKEASAYTKEQLEGKEIELELGVEERDRFGRLLAYIWMDGQMYNKRLLKEGLARVAVYPPNTKYLDQFKEAEAKAKKEERKIWSLENYATDRGFEDEVNDQVPEEPSKGENSQANQQFDPKGPDKDCGDFSGHEEAQAFFEAAGPGDPHRLDRDGDGLACDK, encoded by the coding sequence TTGAAAAAACAGATGATAGCGATTATTTTACTTACTCATTTAAGCTTGGCAGGATGTTCGGCGATGACGCAGCCATCCGATCAACCCGTTCAAACCCATTCTTCATCCAATAAAGAAACGAAACAGGAAAAACAAGGAGATGAAAAAAGCGCTGTATTAGAGGAAGAAAAGGGAAATACGGTTCCAGCAACCGTACTTTCTGTTACAGATGGAGATACACTGAAAGCAGAACTTAAAAATGGGGCAACGGAAAAAGTCCGTCTTATATTAATTGATACGCCCGAAAGCAGAGGGAAATACGAAGGAAACCCTCAGCCATTTGCCAAAGAGGCCTCAGCCTATACAAAGGAGCAATTGGAAGGGAAGGAAATTGAACTTGAATTAGGAGTAGAGGAAAGAGACCGTTTTGGCCGTTTGCTCGCATACATATGGATGGACGGACAAATGTACAACAAACGCCTCTTAAAAGAAGGGCTTGCAAGGGTAGCTGTATACCCGCCTAATACAAAATATCTGGATCAATTTAAGGAAGCAGAGGCAAAGGCAAAAAAAGAAGAACGGAAAATATGGTCACTTGAAAATTATGCCACTGATCGCGGATTTGAAGATGAAGTGAATGATCAGGTGCCAGAGGAGCCATCTAAAGGAGAAAATTCTCAAGCAAATCAGCAATTCGACCCAAAAGGGCCGGATAAGGATTGTGGTGATTTTTCCGGCCATGAGGAAGCCCAGGCCTTTTTTGAAGCAGCAGGCCCCGGAGATCCGCATAGACTGGACCGGGATGGAGACGGATTGGCATGTGACAAATAA
- a CDS encoding TIGR02206 family membrane protein, whose translation MDKAFHIFSEAHILALFVTFTAMALVFILRYHFNAARYSFGFVLLSSEVLEQLWKLSAGRWSLASDLPLHLSDLAVILAIIMTFTKNKALFQFLWYAGIASSFQAIVSPDLGPYTFPHPVFFTFFVSHAGVIMACLLFAAKGFRPSLRSLWITAMLVNLYAAAVFWINHLLNSNYLYIMKKPAGGSLLEVLGPWPWYLLSMEGVMLVSFFLLYLPFRSGRTL comes from the coding sequence TTGGACAAGGCTTTTCATATTTTTTCTGAAGCACACATTTTGGCGCTATTCGTAACTTTTACTGCCATGGCACTTGTATTTATTCTCCGTTATCATTTTAACGCAGCCCGGTATTCTTTTGGATTTGTCCTATTGTCGTCTGAAGTGCTTGAACAGCTATGGAAGCTATCAGCTGGAAGATGGTCTCTGGCTTCGGATCTCCCGCTTCATTTAAGTGATCTTGCTGTTATCCTGGCAATAATCATGACTTTTACAAAAAATAAAGCCCTTTTTCAATTTCTCTGGTATGCAGGAATTGCAAGTTCATTTCAAGCAATCGTTAGCCCGGATCTTGGTCCCTATACATTTCCACATCCTGTTTTCTTCACGTTTTTTGTATCTCATGCAGGAGTGATCATGGCATGCCTTCTTTTTGCTGCAAAGGGCTTCAGGCCATCACTGCGATCTCTCTGGATCACAGCTATGCTGGTCAATCTGTATGCAGCCGCAGTTTTTTGGATCAATCATCTTCTAAACTCAAACTACTTATACATTATGAAAAAACCAGCAGGGGGATCCCTTCTGGAAGTACTTGGCCCATGGCCGTGGTATTTGCTTTCTATGGAAGGAGTGATGCTGGTCAGTTTTTTTCTTTTATATCTGCCTTTTCGAAGTGGCAGAACCCTTTAA
- a CDS encoding (2Fe-2S)-binding protein, which translates to MTNGTAAAQIVADSIMGKKNPYAELYSPQRSGNKTAAVQFIKQNTDTAKEFVKGKLKRSQEKVEDLGFDEGAKIKVNGHKAGAYKDPAGNISLVKPVCTHMGCDLEWNNGDRSWDCPCHGSRFSTDGEILEGPDVKPLTKHD; encoded by the coding sequence ATGACGAACGGCACGGCTGCTGCCCAGATAGTTGCTGATTCAATTATGGGGAAAAAGAACCCTTATGCAGAGCTATATTCTCCTCAAAGGTCGGGAAATAAAACCGCTGCTGTCCAATTTATTAAACAGAATACGGATACAGCAAAGGAATTTGTAAAAGGAAAGCTGAAAAGATCGCAAGAAAAAGTAGAGGACTTGGGATTTGATGAAGGGGCGAAAATAAAAGTCAATGGACATAAAGCAGGTGCTTATAAGGATCCAGCCGGAAACATTTCGCTGGTGAAACCTGTATGCACACATATGGGATGCGATCTGGAGTGGAACAATGGTGACCGGTCATGGGACTGCCCTTGTCATGGATCCAGATTCAGTACAGATGGAGAAATTCTCGAAGGCCCTGATGTGAAACCGCTCACCAAGCATGATTAA
- a CDS encoding tryptophan-rich sensory protein codes for MRTFRAVAVINVLAYIVMVGVNFLANALPINGQTTGEVSAGVPVLFEPANYAFSIWGLIYLLLAVWVVRAFFVSAEEKAVYASIGYLFAVNALLNALWIVLFHYELFNLTVLVIFGILYTLIKIYSLIEKSGQTSLLLKLPISVYMGWISVAAIVNVFIVFKSNEISSFLGLGELAWTILLLIVTALLGAYMILVKNDLAYGLVLIWAVIAIAVNQMTAAPAVAKTAMVVWIFLAILTVLKGSMLLLRKK; via the coding sequence ATGAGAACCTTTAGAGCTGTTGCAGTTATTAATGTGCTGGCTTATATCGTTATGGTGGGAGTGAATTTCTTAGCCAATGCTCTTCCCATAAACGGCCAGACTACGGGGGAGGTTTCAGCAGGAGTGCCTGTCCTGTTTGAACCGGCAAATTATGCGTTTTCCATTTGGGGACTCATTTATCTCCTTTTAGCTGTTTGGGTAGTTCGGGCATTTTTTGTATCTGCTGAAGAGAAAGCTGTTTATGCATCAATAGGATATCTTTTTGCGGTGAATGCACTGCTTAATGCATTATGGATCGTTCTTTTTCATTATGAACTGTTCAACCTGACCGTTCTTGTCATATTCGGGATATTATACACCCTGATTAAAATTTATTCGCTCATTGAAAAATCCGGTCAGACTTCTTTGCTGCTTAAACTGCCGATTTCTGTTTACATGGGCTGGATATCAGTTGCGGCAATCGTAAATGTATTCATCGTTTTTAAATCCAATGAAATCAGTTCATTTCTGGGTTTGGGAGAATTGGCGTGGACGATTCTTTTGCTTATTGTTACGGCTTTGCTTGGAGCCTATATGATTCTTGTGAAAAATGATCTGGCGTATGGACTGGTGCTGATTTGGGCGGTCATTGCTATTGCTGTTAATCAGATGACAGCTGCGCCGGCAGTCGCAAAAACTGCGATGGTAGTTTGGATTTTCCTGGCCATATTGACAGTATTAAAAGGGAGCATGCTTTTACTAAGAAAAAAATAA
- the aldA gene encoding aldehyde dehydrogenase → MQEHKLYINGEYTDSTSGEWIDIVNPSNGDVISRIPDGTKEDAEKAIEAAYEAQKEWEQVPSYKRGKIVRQIGDELEKNREKMIALLSEEQGKPYEQSSAEVDLAVDYFRYMSEWARRIEGEVIQSDRPNENIFLHKRPIGVVGGIVPWNFPVFIFARKVATALIAGCSIVLKPSQQTPNTAAELTKIIANLDLPKGVYNMITGTGSTIGNALASSPKVGMITMTGSTGAGTKVMEAAAQNITKVNLELGGKAPAIVTKHADLDLAVENITTSRITNAGQACTNAERVYVHESVAEEFTQKLAAAFNNVKVGDAVKDRDAQMGPLVSEDRLKTVEEALEKAIQAGAKVAAGGNRPEGLKGGFFLRPTVLTNVTHDMDIMKEETFGPVLPVATFSDLDDAIRMANDSIYGLSSSVYTNDYNEAMYVSNQLRFGETFVNRENFEAIQGYHAGMRQSGLGGADGKHGLEDYLVTQVVYMQYKTDLK, encoded by the coding sequence ATGCAAGAGCACAAGTTATATATAAATGGAGAGTACACAGATTCAACTTCAGGGGAATGGATTGATATTGTAAATCCATCAAATGGAGATGTCATCTCGAGGATTCCTGACGGAACGAAGGAAGATGCTGAAAAAGCAATTGAAGCGGCTTATGAAGCTCAAAAGGAATGGGAGCAGGTTCCATCCTATAAGCGCGGTAAGATCGTCCGTCAAATTGGAGATGAGCTTGAAAAAAACCGGGAGAAAATGATTGCATTATTATCCGAGGAACAAGGAAAACCTTACGAGCAGTCTTCAGCCGAAGTAGACCTGGCCGTTGACTACTTCCGCTACATGTCTGAATGGGCCAGAAGAATTGAAGGAGAGGTTATTCAGAGTGACCGGCCAAATGAAAATATTTTCCTTCACAAACGTCCAATAGGCGTGGTTGGGGGGATTGTGCCTTGGAATTTCCCAGTTTTTATTTTTGCCCGAAAAGTTGCGACTGCCTTAATTGCAGGCTGTTCGATTGTTCTAAAACCTAGTCAGCAAACACCTAATACAGCTGCAGAACTTACAAAAATCATTGCCAATCTGGACCTCCCTAAAGGTGTATATAACATGATTACGGGAACAGGATCCACGATAGGAAATGCATTGGCCAGCAGTCCGAAAGTTGGCATGATTACAATGACAGGCAGCACAGGCGCCGGAACGAAAGTAATGGAGGCTGCTGCCCAAAATATTACGAAGGTTAACCTTGAACTCGGCGGGAAAGCACCCGCCATTGTTACAAAGCATGCCGATCTTGATCTTGCAGTTGAAAACATTACAACCTCCCGCATTACCAATGCCGGCCAGGCTTGTACAAATGCTGAAAGAGTGTATGTACACGAATCCGTAGCTGAGGAGTTCACTCAAAAATTAGCAGCAGCATTCAACAACGTAAAGGTCGGCGACGCAGTAAAAGACCGAGATGCCCAGATGGGACCCCTCGTCAGTGAAGATCGCTTGAAAACAGTCGAAGAAGCTCTGGAAAAAGCCATTCAAGCCGGTGCCAAAGTGGCTGCAGGCGGAAATCGTCCCGAAGGCTTAAAAGGCGGATTCTTCTTACGTCCGACTGTTCTGACAAATGTGACGCATGATATGGACATTATGAAGGAAGAAACGTTTGGCCCTGTATTACCGGTTGCCACATTCTCAGATTTGGATGATGCAATCCGGATGGCGAACGATTCCATATACGGTCTTTCTTCCTCTGTTTATACGAATGATTACAATGAAGCTATGTATGTATCCAATCAGCTTCGTTTTGGCGAGACATTCGTCAACCGCGAAAACTTCGAAGCCATTCAGGGCTACCATGCTGGTATGCGCCAGTCGGGACTCGGCGGTGCTGACGGTAAACATGGTTTAGAAGACTATCTTGTTACGCAGGTTGTATATATGCAATATAAAACAGATTTGAAATAA
- a CDS encoding Bax inhibitor-1/YccA family protein, with the protein MRTANPTLKSFEKGMGYAGGRRMTLMGAVHKSFLLLFILVVSAGTTWYFAAQGDNVTPMMLIGAIGGLIFALITSFSPKASPITAPIYAVLEGMFVGGISAYYSSLYEGIVMQAVLITMGIFLGLLLVYRSGLIKVTNNFRLGVAAATMGVFMVYLISFVLGLFGVSVPFLHESSTIGIVISLVIIVIAALNLVLDFDFIEHGAARGLPKHMEWYAGFALLVTLVWLYLEILRLLSKISSRN; encoded by the coding sequence ATGAGAACAGCGAATCCGACATTAAAATCATTTGAAAAAGGAATGGGATATGCTGGCGGGCGCCGAATGACTCTAATGGGCGCTGTCCATAAGTCATTTTTGCTCCTGTTTATTCTTGTAGTTTCTGCCGGAACAACATGGTATTTCGCAGCGCAGGGGGATAACGTAACGCCAATGATGCTGATCGGTGCAATAGGCGGACTGATTTTTGCGCTTATCACAAGCTTTTCACCAAAAGCATCGCCGATAACGGCGCCGATCTATGCCGTGCTGGAGGGAATGTTTGTCGGTGGTATTTCAGCGTATTATTCAAGCTTGTATGAAGGGATTGTTATGCAGGCTGTATTGATTACCATGGGGATTTTTCTTGGCTTGCTACTCGTCTACCGAAGCGGATTGATAAAAGTAACCAACAATTTCCGTCTTGGAGTAGCGGCAGCGACAATGGGCGTATTTATGGTCTATTTAATTTCATTTGTGCTGGGCCTTTTTGGAGTCAGTGTTCCATTTCTTCACGAATCCAGCACCATCGGGATTGTGATTTCGCTCGTCATTATAGTGATTGCCGCCCTTAACCTTGTTCTTGATTTTGACTTCATCGAGCATGGGGCAGCGAGGGGATTGCCTAAGCATATGGAATGGTACGCAGGCTTTGCTCTCCTTGTTACGCTAGTCTGGCTTTATCTTGAAATCCTCCGTCTGCTTTCTAAAATCAGCTCCAGAAATTAA
- a CDS encoding transcriptional regulator SplA domain-containing protein, translating to MEHKEDEKQYLNIDHAQFVQHPKNKDGVALFLKESYHLLSSEDLEQVSNEEE from the coding sequence ATGGAACATAAAGAGGATGAGAAACAATATTTGAACATTGATCACGCCCAATTTGTACAGCATCCCAAAAACAAAGATGGTGTTGCCTTGTTTTTAAAGGAATCCTATCATCTGCTGTCTTCGGAGGATTTGGAACAGGTATCAAATGAAGAAGAGTAA
- a CDS encoding MOSC domain-containing protein — MKIEYLSKGKPKQLIDHKGKLFESGINKQMTNELEVSTGMITGDDVANHDFHGGRDRVLCVYPFEHYQNWKTEFGKTLIQPAFGENLTVAGLRENEICIGDQLQIGSVLAEVSQGRYPCVTINRHTGIDQLLARIIETGYTGYFLRILKPGTIRKQDSISIVNRTASVTVADIHHTFFHNRKDTDAIRKILQIQTLAEDWKKKFEKLLERT, encoded by the coding sequence ATGAAAATTGAATATTTGAGCAAAGGTAAGCCAAAACAGCTGATTGACCATAAGGGTAAGCTTTTTGAATCAGGAATAAATAAACAGATGACGAATGAGCTTGAGGTTTCAACAGGAATGATAACAGGAGATGATGTAGCGAATCATGATTTTCATGGAGGACGTGACCGTGTTCTTTGTGTATATCCATTCGAGCATTATCAAAACTGGAAAACAGAATTTGGAAAAACTCTGATACAGCCGGCTTTCGGAGAAAATTTAACCGTTGCAGGATTGAGGGAAAACGAAATCTGTATAGGGGATCAACTACAGATTGGATCCGTTCTTGCTGAGGTTTCTCAAGGCCGTTATCCTTGCGTGACGATTAATCGGCATACAGGAATTGATCAGCTATTGGCGAGGATCATTGAAACGGGATATACAGGGTATTTCTTACGAATTCTTAAACCTGGAACGATTCGAAAGCAGGATTCAATCTCGATTGTAAATCGGACAGCCTCTGTGACGGTTGCGGATATCCACCACACTTTCTTCCACAACCGTAAAGATACGGATGCAATCCGGAAAATTTTACAAATCCAAACTCTGGCTGAAGACTGGAAAAAGAAATTCGAAAAATTATTAGAGCGGACTTAA